A stretch of Janibacter endophyticus DNA encodes these proteins:
- a CDS encoding aspartate aminotransferase family protein, with product MSDATSTQSWPPADPAARREIPSSSTPLDQAKVEALLAQEWERFTKDTPESGEHNARASKSLPLGVTSSFQHWDPYPISITSARGAYLTDVDGRQLLDLSMGFGAMLVGHLNPVVVEKVQHALAEVGTLFVTPSPTATRVAERYQERFGLDMLRFTQSGTESLMYAVRAARAYTQRKAIIKIEGGYHGGYDALSVSVKPELADAGPADAPTPEVPFDVEAGTVHVVPYNDLPYLEKMLEQHGSEVAAVVMEPVVENLAIVLPDEGYLAGVRAACDKAGTLLIFDEVKTGLTAGYGGASQRVGVKPDLVTLAKSIGGGLPLAAFGGTAEVMQVVVDGRMAHFGTYNGNPLVMAAAEAVDEVCTHEALDAAEGLNTATLDQIDVVVRELELPAHTVGMGLKGCVTWSTTPVRNYRDYKATDFRVAELSWLWGVNRGVLTPPGLDEQWLVSLAHTQADMDALVGHFRELGKALRA from the coding sequence ATGTCCGACGCGACCTCGACCCAGAGCTGGCCCCCGGCCGACCCGGCGGCTCGCCGCGAGATCCCGTCCAGCTCCACCCCGCTCGACCAGGCGAAGGTCGAGGCGCTGCTCGCGCAGGAGTGGGAGCGGTTCACCAAGGACACCCCCGAGTCCGGCGAGCACAACGCGCGCGCCAGCAAGTCGCTGCCGCTCGGCGTGACCTCGTCCTTCCAGCACTGGGACCCCTACCCGATCTCCATCACGAGCGCCCGCGGCGCCTACCTCACCGACGTCGACGGGCGGCAGCTGCTCGACCTGTCGATGGGCTTCGGCGCGATGCTCGTCGGCCACCTCAACCCCGTCGTCGTCGAGAAGGTCCAGCACGCCCTCGCCGAGGTTGGCACCCTCTTCGTCACCCCGTCGCCCACCGCGACCCGGGTCGCCGAGCGCTACCAGGAGCGTTTCGGGCTCGACATGCTCCGCTTCACCCAGTCGGGCACCGAGTCGCTCATGTACGCGGTTCGCGCAGCGCGGGCCTACACGCAGCGCAAGGCGATCATCAAGATCGAGGGTGGCTACCACGGCGGGTACGACGCGCTGTCCGTCTCGGTGAAGCCGGAGCTCGCCGACGCCGGTCCCGCCGACGCGCCGACGCCCGAGGTCCCCTTCGACGTCGAGGCCGGCACCGTCCACGTCGTGCCGTACAACGACCTGCCCTACCTCGAGAAGATGCTCGAGCAGCACGGGTCCGAGGTCGCTGCGGTCGTCATGGAGCCGGTGGTGGAGAACCTCGCGATCGTCCTGCCGGACGAGGGCTACCTCGCTGGTGTCCGTGCCGCCTGCGACAAGGCCGGCACGCTGCTGATCTTCGACGAGGTGAAGACCGGCCTGACCGCCGGCTACGGCGGTGCGTCGCAGCGGGTCGGCGTCAAGCCCGACCTCGTGACGCTCGCCAAGAGCATCGGCGGCGGGCTGCCACTCGCCGCCTTCGGCGGCACGGCCGAGGTCATGCAGGTCGTCGTCGACGGCCGGATGGCTCACTTCGGCACGTACAACGGCAACCCCCTCGTCATGGCGGCCGCCGAGGCCGTCGACGAGGTGTGCACGCACGAGGCACTCGATGCCGCCGAGGGGCTCAACACCGCGACCCTCGACCAGATCGACGTCGTCGTCCGCGAGCTCGAGCTGCCCGCGCACACCGTCGGCATGGGTCTCAAGGGCTGCGTCACCTGGTCGACCACCCCGGTGCGCAACTACCGCGACTACAAGGCGACCGACTTCCGGGTCGCCGAGCTGTCCTGGCTCTGGGGCGTCAACCGGGGCGTGCTCACCCCGCCCGGGCTCGACGAGCAGTGGCTCGTCTCGCTCGCGCACACGCAGGCCGACATGGACGCGCTCGTCGGTCACTTCCGCGAGCTCGGGAAGGCGCTGCGGGCGTGA
- a CDS encoding SPFH domain-containing protein, with protein MSILTRTITVSPWQVALERYRGRPTVVLDAGRHKRPRRAQHEYVDMRRQSGVLAVQEIPTADALTVKVSVAHTWHVGDAVAFAERSAEPWAEVYLAIQVALRDALTGLTAEHVVALPRVELGSRVRAAVAGVATDVGIIVDEVVVKDVVLPAEIRSAAAEVAVGRHRAQAQLEAARAQTAALRSLANGAKLLDDHPALARMRLVESLPFGAEVKVVLGDAAD; from the coding sequence ATGTCCATCCTCACCCGTACCATCACCGTCTCCCCCTGGCAGGTGGCCCTCGAGCGCTACCGCGGCCGGCCGACCGTCGTGCTCGACGCGGGGCGGCACAAGCGACCCCGGCGGGCGCAGCACGAGTACGTCGACATGCGGCGGCAGTCGGGTGTCCTTGCCGTGCAGGAGATCCCGACCGCCGACGCGCTGACGGTCAAGGTGTCCGTCGCGCACACGTGGCACGTCGGGGACGCCGTGGCCTTCGCCGAGCGGTCTGCCGAGCCGTGGGCCGAGGTGTACCTCGCGATCCAGGTCGCGCTGCGCGACGCCCTCACCGGACTGACCGCCGAGCACGTGGTCGCCCTGCCGCGGGTCGAGCTCGGCTCTCGCGTGCGGGCCGCGGTCGCCGGGGTGGCTACCGACGTCGGCATCATCGTCGACGAGGTCGTCGTCAAGGACGTCGTCCTGCCCGCGGAGATCCGTTCGGCGGCCGCCGAGGTCGCCGTCGGGCGCCACCGGGCCCAGGCACAGCTCGAGGCCGCCCGAGCGCAGACCGCGGCGCTGCGCTCGCTCGCCAACGGCGCGAAGCTGCTCGACGACCACCCTGCGCTGGCCCGGATGCGGCTCGTCGAGTCGCTACCCTTCGGCGCGGAGGTCAAGGTCGTCCTCGGCGACGCAGCCGACTGA
- a CDS encoding SDR family NAD(P)-dependent oxidoreductase: MQVQDRVFVVTGGGNGIGREVVIRLLGEGGKVAAVDLRAEALEGLRSLAGADRLSTHACDVSDEDAVRTLADEVVAFHGQVDGLLNVAGIIQRFVPFADLPRAEMEKVMGVNFWGVVNTCSAFLPLLRERPEACVVNVSSMGGFTPVPGQTVYGASKAAVKLLTEGLYAEMRGTSVAVTAVFPGGVATGIADNSGASREGMGAGDMEKAAARLTTPQAAAEQIVEAVGSGAYRVIIGKDAKGLDLMMRINPRRATDFIAKKMASLIAG; encoded by the coding sequence ATGCAGGTCCAGGACCGGGTCTTCGTCGTCACGGGTGGGGGCAACGGCATCGGCCGCGAGGTCGTCATCCGGCTGCTCGGCGAAGGGGGGAAGGTCGCCGCCGTCGACCTGCGCGCGGAGGCCCTCGAGGGGCTGCGGTCGCTGGCCGGAGCGGACCGGCTGAGCACGCACGCGTGCGACGTCAGCGACGAGGATGCGGTGCGCACGCTGGCCGACGAGGTCGTGGCCTTTCACGGCCAGGTCGACGGGCTGCTCAACGTCGCCGGGATCATCCAGAGGTTCGTCCCCTTCGCCGACCTGCCGCGTGCGGAGATGGAGAAGGTCATGGGCGTGAACTTCTGGGGCGTGGTCAACACGTGCTCGGCGTTCCTGCCGCTGCTCCGCGAGCGACCCGAGGCGTGCGTCGTCAACGTCTCGAGCATGGGTGGCTTCACGCCGGTGCCGGGGCAGACGGTATACGGCGCGAGCAAGGCTGCGGTCAAGCTGCTCACCGAGGGGCTCTACGCCGAGATGCGTGGGACGTCGGTGGCGGTGACCGCGGTCTTCCCCGGTGGCGTCGCGACCGGCATCGCCGACAATTCCGGGGCGAGCCGCGAGGGCATGGGTGCCGGCGACATGGAGAAGGCCGCTGCGCGGCTGACCACCCCGCAGGCTGCGGCCGAGCAGATCGTCGAGGCCGTCGGCAGCGGCGCCTACCGCGTCATCATCGGCAAGGACGCCAAGGGCCTCGATCTCATGATGCGGATCAACCCGCGCCGGGCCACCGACTTCATCGCGAAGAAGATGGCCTCGCTCATCGCGGGCTGA
- a CDS encoding PIG-L deacetylase family protein, which translates to MSPHRTTPTAPALELGTVLAVVAHPDDESFGLGGIIARFVARGSTVDVLCLTQGEASTLGTDTVADGAALALVRAEELRLAGDALGVRSITLLDHPDGVLADVPQADLVDAVRSAAAEHGSTSYLVMDRTGISGHPDHVAATEAALVAAAEEDRPVLAWTLAQPLASQLVEETGVPFVGRPADEVAYLGVDREAQLRAIRAHVSQAVPGSVLWRRLELSGGRDAVVWLRRPTADEGTPS; encoded by the coding sequence ATGAGCCCGCACAGGACGACCCCCACCGCCCCTGCGCTCGAGCTGGGCACGGTCCTCGCGGTCGTCGCCCACCCGGACGACGAGTCCTTCGGGCTCGGCGGCATCATCGCCCGGTTCGTGGCGAGGGGCTCGACCGTCGACGTCCTCTGCCTGACCCAGGGCGAGGCCTCGACCCTCGGCACCGACACGGTCGCCGACGGTGCCGCACTCGCGCTCGTGCGCGCCGAGGAGCTGCGCCTGGCCGGCGACGCCCTCGGGGTTCGCTCGATCACCCTGCTCGACCACCCCGACGGGGTACTGGCCGACGTCCCCCAGGCCGACCTCGTCGACGCCGTCCGCTCCGCCGCCGCTGAGCACGGCAGCACGTCCTACCTCGTCATGGACCGGACCGGTATCAGCGGGCACCCAGACCACGTGGCCGCCACCGAGGCCGCCCTCGTCGCAGCCGCCGAGGAAGACCGCCCGGTCCTGGCCTGGACCCTTGCCCAGCCGCTCGCCAGCCAGCTCGTCGAGGAGACGGGCGTCCCCTTCGTCGGCCGCCCGGCAGATGAGGTCGCCTACCTCGGTGTCGACCGGGAGGCCCAGCTCCGGGCGATCCGCGCCCATGTCAGCCAGGCCGTGCCGGGCAGCGTCCTGTGGCGACGGCTCGAGCTCTCCGGCGGCCGTGACGCCGTCGTCTGGCTCCGGCGCCCGACAGCGGACGAGGGGACCCCGTCATGA
- a CDS encoding putative quinol monooxygenase, whose amino-acid sequence MILIVVKFPVKPEHADAWPEISREFTEATRAEPGNKWFDWSRSVDDPTEYVLVEAFDDDGAAPHVQSEHFARMQREFPQYLAATPKIVSRQVDGDGWEEMGELQVG is encoded by the coding sequence ATGATCCTCATCGTCGTGAAGTTCCCCGTGAAGCCCGAGCACGCCGACGCGTGGCCGGAGATCAGCCGCGAGTTCACCGAGGCGACGCGCGCCGAGCCCGGCAACAAGTGGTTCGACTGGTCCCGCTCGGTCGACGACCCGACGGAGTACGTGCTCGTCGAGGCCTTCGACGACGACGGTGCCGCTCCGCACGTCCAGAGCGAGCACTTCGCGAGGATGCAGCGCGAGTTCCCGCAGTACCTCGCGGCCACGCCGAAGATCGTCAGCCGTCAGGTCGACGGCGACGGCTGGGAGGAGATGGGCGAGCTCCAGGTCGGGTGA
- a CDS encoding HNH endonuclease signature motif containing protein, translated as MAATPLFDPGPAAVSLRERRRAMEGATEALDGFAERLFEAGSTELEELLGLADELVRRAEAARFSLVAEAHSRGVVAESDAASLTSWVTQRAMGALHSGGARIARAVTALRLPCNALVRDAVESGRITVGVANVVISEISRIESRLAEGARDPVLAGMVEMGALEGAKGVRRVRPELLARHGLPEELEHEHDRLRRGRALSRPVVDDGLHEYRLVLDPEGAAAFEAAIEALSAPAPCEDPETGVVERDLRTSDQRRADALVDIVRAAVGSMDTRAGRGARATLLVSMSYEDLRTGVFAGRTSGGLDSGALLDPTTVRRLACDADVVPVVLGGQGEILDVGRAVRLFTAGQTRALWLRDGGCTYPGCTTPARWTDAHHLVHWADGGTSDLSNAALLCQRHHTIVHSRRLHGYLDQGGGPSGTGPPEVVWDLTPGSYDRELLIAWPRAG; from the coding sequence ATGGCAGCAACGCCCCTCTTCGACCCCGGCCCCGCAGCGGTCTCGCTCCGGGAGCGCCGGAGGGCGATGGAGGGCGCGACCGAGGCGCTGGACGGGTTCGCGGAGCGGCTCTTCGAGGCCGGGTCGACCGAGCTCGAGGAGCTGCTCGGTCTGGCGGACGAGCTGGTGCGCCGGGCGGAGGCGGCACGGTTCTCGCTCGTGGCGGAGGCCCACTCACGGGGCGTGGTGGCCGAGTCGGACGCCGCCTCCTTGACGTCCTGGGTCACCCAGCGGGCTATGGGGGCGCTGCATTCGGGCGGGGCCCGGATCGCCCGCGCCGTGACGGCACTCCGCCTCCCCTGCAACGCGCTCGTCCGTGATGCCGTCGAGTCCGGCCGGATCACCGTCGGCGTGGCGAACGTCGTGATCTCCGAGATCTCGAGGATCGAGTCGCGGCTGGCCGAGGGCGCCCGCGACCCGGTCCTGGCGGGGATGGTCGAGATGGGTGCGCTCGAGGGGGCGAAGGGGGTCCGCCGGGTACGTCCGGAGCTGCTCGCCCGCCACGGCCTCCCGGAAGAGCTCGAGCACGAGCACGACCGGCTGCGTCGGGGCCGCGCGCTGTCGCGGCCGGTCGTCGACGACGGGCTTCACGAGTACCGGCTCGTCCTCGATCCGGAGGGGGCGGCAGCCTTCGAGGCGGCGATCGAGGCGCTCTCGGCGCCGGCGCCGTGCGAGGACCCGGAGACCGGGGTGGTGGAGCGAGACCTCCGCACCAGCGACCAGCGTCGGGCAGATGCCCTGGTCGACATCGTCCGGGCCGCGGTCGGGTCGATGGACACCCGGGCCGGTCGGGGCGCCAGGGCGACGCTCCTGGTGTCGATGAGCTACGAGGACCTGCGGACGGGGGTCTTCGCGGGCCGGACGTCGGGCGGTCTCGACTCCGGGGCGCTGCTCGACCCGACCACCGTCCGGCGCCTGGCGTGCGACGCCGACGTGGTCCCGGTCGTGCTGGGCGGCCAGGGCGAGATCCTCGACGTGGGGCGGGCCGTGCGGCTCTTCACCGCGGGGCAGACCCGGGCGCTGTGGCTGCGGGACGGGGGCTGCACCTACCCCGGCTGCACCACCCCGGCGCGCTGGACCGATGCCCACCACCTCGTCCACTGGGCAGACGGGGGGACCTCCGACCTGAGCAACGCCGCGCTGCTGTGCCAGCGGCACCACACGATCGTCCACTCCCGCCGGTTGCACGGCTACCTCGACCAGGGCGGCGGCCCGTCCGGGACCGGCCCGCCCGAGGTGGTGTGGGACCTGACCCCGGGGTCGTACGACCGAGAGCTGCTCATCGCCTGGCCCCGGGCCGGCTGA
- a CDS encoding GTP pyrophosphokinase, giving the protein MASPTRRAVNRYADSHRSLQSVTDDFVALVTAMLDEAGINYLSVDGRTKSVSSFAGKVHRRAAAGRPYADPLTEITDQVGVRVITYVASDVAAVAELLADQLTVLDDRDLGLETADEGRFGYASRHLLVSRDTGDDVVYQPTRSASVQLRTVLQHAWAEFEHDIRYKGTVPEQLVADLDRRFTLAAGLIELADKEFSAIRDRVQVDLGTQPTDPDDEDDPRIGAPELTAFLAGRYSTAGWSRTDRYTWISGVLLELGITSLDELSGILQGIDSSEVTARMGYRYPPGAVRRLDDDLLHHFGQRYVELTGNAHRRDSLTARLARLQG; this is encoded by the coding sequence ATGGCCTCCCCCACCCGCCGCGCGGTGAACCGCTACGCGGACTCGCACCGCTCCCTGCAGAGCGTGACCGACGACTTCGTCGCGCTCGTCACGGCGATGCTCGACGAGGCCGGCATCAACTACCTCAGCGTCGACGGCCGGACCAAGAGCGTCTCCTCCTTCGCCGGAAAGGTCCACCGCCGGGCCGCGGCCGGACGCCCCTACGCCGACCCGCTCACCGAGATCACCGACCAGGTCGGGGTCCGCGTCATCACCTATGTCGCGAGCGACGTGGCCGCCGTCGCCGAGCTGCTCGCCGACCAGCTCACCGTCCTCGACGACCGGGACCTCGGTCTCGAGACCGCCGACGAAGGTCGCTTCGGGTACGCAAGCCGCCATCTCCTCGTCTCGCGGGACACCGGCGACGACGTGGTCTACCAGCCGACACGCAGCGCCTCGGTGCAGCTGCGCACCGTGCTCCAGCACGCCTGGGCGGAGTTCGAGCACGACATCCGCTACAAGGGCACCGTCCCCGAGCAGCTCGTCGCCGACCTCGACCGGCGGTTCACCCTCGCCGCCGGGCTCATCGAGCTGGCCGACAAGGAGTTCTCCGCGATCCGCGACCGTGTCCAGGTCGACCTCGGCACGCAGCCGACCGACCCCGACGACGAGGACGACCCGCGGATCGGCGCGCCCGAGCTCACCGCATTCCTCGCCGGCCGCTACTCGACCGCGGGCTGGTCGCGCACCGACCGTTACACATGGATCAGCGGCGTCCTTCTCGAGCTGGGCATCACCTCGCTCGACGAGCTGAGCGGCATCCTCCAGGGGATCGACAGCTCCGAGGTGACCGCACGCATGGGCTACCGGTACCCACCCGGCGCCGTGCGCCGGCTCGACGACGACCTGCTCCACCACTTCGGGCAGCGCTACGTCGAGCTCACCGGCAACGCCCACCGCCGCGACTCGCTCACCGCGCGGCTCGCCCGGCTCCAGGGCTGA
- a CDS encoding C40 family peptidase has translation MTSYVGRHRAPKSTTTLTRVGTTAAAGAVALGVSIPAAGTASAAPATVAAPATVAAPAVVAKTTSFTGIVKVGSRGTTVKAVQRKVGATADGIFGPRTRSKVVTWQKRNRLVADGIVGPRTGTKMGLSSRTATAPSRTTTRTSTTGVVTTARSLAGTPYRWGGTTTAGFDCSGFTGYVFKKHGKYLPRTAEQQRRAATRVYTPRAGDLVFFGAPAHHVGIYTGNGKIIDAGRSGSSVRERAIWTSNVSYGRF, from the coding sequence ATGACCTCTTATGTCGGGCGCCACCGCGCGCCGAAGAGCACGACGACGCTCACCCGCGTCGGCACCACCGCAGCCGCCGGCGCCGTCGCGCTCGGCGTGAGCATCCCCGCCGCCGGCACCGCCTCGGCCGCTCCCGCCACCGTCGCCGCCCCGGCCACCGTCGCCGCACCGGCGGTCGTGGCCAAGACCACCTCCTTCACCGGCATCGTCAAGGTCGGCTCCCGCGGCACCACCGTCAAGGCCGTCCAGCGCAAGGTCGGCGCCACCGCGGACGGCATCTTCGGCCCGCGCACCCGCTCCAAGGTCGTCACCTGGCAGAAGCGCAACCGCCTGGTCGCCGACGGCATCGTCGGACCCCGCACCGGCACGAAGATGGGCCTCTCGTCGCGCACGGCGACCGCCCCCAGCCGGACGACGACGCGGACCTCCACGACGGGCGTCGTCACGACCGCCCGCAGCCTGGCCGGCACCCCCTACCGCTGGGGCGGCACGACCACGGCCGGCTTCGACTGCTCCGGCTTCACCGGCTACGTCTTCAAGAAGCACGGCAAGTACCTCCCCCGCACGGCCGAGCAGCAGCGTCGCGCGGCCACCCGCGTCTACACCCCGCGGGCCGGCGACCTCGTCTTCTTCGGCGCTCCGGCCCACCACGTCGGCATCTACACCGGCAACGGCAAGATCATCGACGCCGGCCGCTCCGGCAGCAGCGTGCGCGAGCGCGCCATCTGGACGAGCAACGTCAGCTACGGCCGCTTCTGA
- a CDS encoding S8 family peptidase, with protein sequence MAGTRTTARRAAVLAGLLSVGLAAGCSVGPFGTDGSRSSSGTASSGTPSDSPSDSPSADPTSGTAAEHRPTTHVTTYPVAEPEGIEWVVVVGDPVDTDAVATRLRDAGEPVTSMNTAVGMITVRTEDDGFAARAKGVDGVSRVVTDRDPAWGDIDGSDASSLARPGTSVPGETPRPPKGGDPLDGHLWGMRLIHANAAQRVTPGSPDVTVAVIDTGIDSSHPDLADVVDTERSRTYVTDRPEIDGPCEVESCIDPLGSDPSGHGTHVAGTIAAARNGLGVTGVASGVRLIDLRAGSDTGMFFLGPSVNAITAAADLEADVANMSFYIDPWRYACEGGAEGDTPEQVAMQEVTIDLTRRAIADARERGVTFVASTGNGGGDLADPGIDATSPNYGGDTRERTIDPERCLSLPSDVDDVIGVTAVGPDRELASYSDMSSDPDADLVDITAPGGDGIDAASAILSTYPRAPLQEEGLVDRGGRLTAYGRDDGVLRSCPDGIEDGDPDPDGRCGFYRTLVGTSMASPHVSGTAALVLSAKGDRSPDEVAEVLGSTARRLGCPVSASPAGECVGTPADNGYFGRGLVNAGAAVG encoded by the coding sequence ATGGCCGGGACGAGGACGACAGCGAGGCGGGCGGCCGTGCTCGCGGGTCTGCTCTCGGTGGGCCTGGCCGCAGGCTGCTCCGTCGGCCCCTTCGGTACCGACGGCTCGAGGTCCTCGAGCGGCACCGCCTCGTCCGGCACCCCCTCCGACTCCCCCTCCGACTCCCCGTCCGCCGACCCGACCTCGGGCACCGCGGCCGAGCACCGCCCCACGACCCATGTGACGACCTACCCGGTCGCCGAGCCGGAGGGGATCGAGTGGGTGGTCGTCGTCGGCGACCCCGTCGACACCGACGCTGTCGCCACCCGCCTGCGCGATGCGGGCGAGCCGGTCACCTCGATGAACACGGCCGTCGGGATGATCACCGTCCGGACCGAGGACGACGGCTTCGCCGCCCGGGCGAAGGGGGTCGACGGCGTCTCCCGGGTCGTCACCGACCGCGACCCGGCGTGGGGCGACATCGACGGGTCCGACGCGAGCTCGCTGGCCCGCCCGGGCACCTCGGTGCCTGGCGAGACGCCCAGGCCGCCCAAGGGCGGCGACCCCCTCGACGGACACCTGTGGGGGATGCGCCTCATCCACGCGAACGCCGCCCAGCGGGTGACCCCCGGCTCGCCCGACGTCACCGTCGCGGTCATCGACACGGGCATCGACTCGTCCCACCCGGATCTCGCGGACGTCGTCGACACCGAGCGCTCACGCACCTATGTCACCGACCGGCCGGAGATCGACGGGCCGTGCGAGGTCGAGAGCTGCATCGATCCCCTGGGCTCCGACCCGAGCGGCCACGGCACCCATGTCGCCGGGACGATCGCCGCCGCCAGGAACGGCCTCGGCGTCACCGGCGTCGCATCGGGTGTGCGGCTCATCGACCTGCGCGCCGGCTCCGACACCGGGATGTTCTTCCTCGGACCGAGCGTCAACGCCATCACCGCGGCCGCGGACCTCGAGGCGGACGTGGCGAACATGAGCTTCTACATCGACCCGTGGCGCTACGCCTGCGAGGGCGGCGCCGAGGGCGACACCCCCGAGCAGGTGGCGATGCAGGAGGTGACGATCGACCTGACCCGGCGTGCGATCGCCGACGCCCGCGAGCGCGGGGTCACCTTCGTGGCCTCGACCGGCAACGGCGGGGGTGACCTCGCTGACCCCGGCATCGATGCCACGAGCCCGAACTACGGCGGTGACACCCGCGAGCGGACCATCGACCCCGAGCGCTGCCTCAGCCTGCCGAGCGACGTCGACGACGTCATCGGGGTGACCGCGGTCGGGCCGGACCGCGAGCTCGCCAGCTACTCGGACATGAGCTCCGACCCCGACGCGGACCTCGTCGACATCACGGCCCCCGGCGGCGACGGCATCGACGCGGCGAGCGCCATCCTGTCGACCTACCCGAGAGCACCGCTCCAGGAGGAGGGCCTCGTCGACCGCGGTGGTCGTCTGACCGCCTACGGCCGCGACGACGGGGTGCTGCGCTCGTGCCCCGACGGCATCGAGGATGGCGACCCCGACCCGGACGGGCGATGCGGCTTCTACCGGACCCTCGTCGGGACCTCGATGGCGTCGCCGCACGTCAGCGGGACGGCTGCCCTGGTCCTCAGCGCGAAGGGGGACCGCAGCCCGGACGAGGTGGCCGAGGTGCTCGGCTCCACCGCCCGCAGGCTCGGCTGCCCGGTGAGCGCCTCCCCCGCGGGTGAGTGCGTCGGGACCCCTGCCGACAACGGCTACTTCGGGCGGGGGCTGGTCAACGCCGGCGCGGCCGTGGGCTGA
- a CDS encoding sulfite exporter TauE/SafE family protein yields MSVVAVAVLAGVLIGISLGALGGGGSILTVPALVYLVGQDATTATTGSLVIVGVTSLVALLPHARAGRVRFGQGLVFGALGVGGSYLGSSLAAGVDPDLLLRAFAGLMLVVAVVMIRRSLRPRAPGDPADALEPSMISWRPLDCRCGRVGLLVLVASAVGLLTGFFGVGGGFVLVPALVLALRFTMPVAVGTSLLVIAVNSATALTARVGHGISLDWGVIGLFTAAAIVGSLVGGRLVSRVPAAHLSRAFAGLLVLVALGIGLESLLRG; encoded by the coding sequence ATGTCTGTCGTCGCGGTCGCCGTCCTGGCCGGCGTGCTGATCGGGATCTCCCTGGGCGCGCTCGGTGGCGGTGGCTCGATCCTCACCGTCCCCGCCCTGGTCTACCTCGTGGGCCAGGACGCGACGACCGCGACGACCGGCTCCCTCGTCATCGTCGGGGTGACCTCGCTGGTCGCCCTGCTGCCGCACGCGCGAGCCGGTCGGGTCCGCTTCGGCCAGGGTCTCGTCTTCGGGGCCCTCGGCGTCGGCGGCAGCTATCTCGGCTCGAGCCTCGCGGCCGGGGTCGACCCCGACCTGCTGCTCCGCGCCTTCGCCGGGCTCATGCTTGTCGTCGCGGTCGTCATGATCCGGCGCTCGCTGCGGCCCCGCGCGCCGGGTGACCCCGCCGACGCGCTGGAGCCCTCGATGATCTCCTGGCGGCCGCTGGACTGCCGGTGCGGGCGGGTCGGCCTGCTCGTCCTCGTCGCCAGCGCCGTCGGCCTGCTCACCGGCTTCTTCGGCGTGGGCGGAGGCTTCGTCCTCGTCCCGGCGCTCGTCCTCGCGCTCCGCTTCACCATGCCGGTCGCCGTCGGCACCTCGTTGCTCGTCATCGCCGTCAACAGCGCCACGGCGCTCACGGCCCGGGTCGGCCACGGCATCTCGCTCGACTGGGGCGTCATCGGCCTCTTCACCGCCGCCGCGATCGTCGGCAGTCTCGTGGGGGGGCGCCTCGTCTCCCGGGTGCCGGCGGCCCACCTCAGCCGCGCCTTCGCCGGGCTGCTCGTCCTCGTCGCGCTCGGCATCGGGCTCGAGTCGCTCCTGCGCGGCTGA
- a CDS encoding metal-sensitive transcriptional regulator, producing the protein MQLDADEMTSVIKRLRRAEGQIGGIIRMIEDGRDCQDIVTQMAAVAKALDRAGFTTISIGMRQCLTDPEGSPMDVAAMEKLFLSLA; encoded by the coding sequence ATGCAGCTGGACGCGGACGAGATGACGAGCGTCATCAAGCGGCTCAGGCGGGCCGAGGGACAGATCGGCGGGATCATCCGGATGATCGAGGACGGGCGAGACTGCCAGGACATCGTCACCCAGATGGCTGCGGTGGCCAAGGCTCTCGACCGGGCCGGCTTCACGACCATCTCCATCGGCATGCGCCAGTGCTTGACCGACCCCGAGGGATCCCCCATGGACGTCGCCGCCATGGAGAAGCTCTTCCTCTCCCTCGCCTGA
- a CDS encoding class I SAM-dependent methyltransferase, translated as MGTHEHSHGHGHGHGHGHGHGHDRFSDEAATWDDRPGHAERATAVAARLRETLPLRPDMTAIEIGGGTGLLSRALVDDIGTATVTDVAPGMVEVAAGTLDDPRYAGWSARRYDIEHDPLPEERYDLVVALLALHHMGDIPTVVRRCVDLLAPGGHVAIIDLDHDEDGAFHQHLDDFDGHHGFTREDAHRWLEAAGASDVRLTDAGAVTKETEDGERDFPMFLATGRRV; from the coding sequence ATGGGGACGCACGAGCACAGCCACGGCCACGGCCACGGCCACGGCCACGGCCACGGCCACGGCCACGATCGCTTCAGCGACGAGGCGGCGACCTGGGACGACAGGCCTGGGCACGCCGAGCGCGCGACAGCCGTCGCCGCCCGCCTCCGGGAGACGCTCCCCCTTCGCCCTGACATGACGGCCATCGAGATCGGCGGCGGGACCGGGCTGCTCTCCCGCGCGCTCGTCGACGACATCGGCACGGCGACCGTCACCGACGTCGCCCCCGGGATGGTCGAGGTCGCGGCGGGCACGCTCGACGACCCGCGCTACGCGGGATGGTCCGCGCGGCGCTACGACATCGAGCACGACCCGCTCCCGGAGGAACGCTACGACCTCGTCGTCGCGCTGCTCGCCCTGCACCACATGGGCGACATCCCGACCGTCGTCCGGCGCTGCGTCGACCTCCTCGCCCCCGGCGGGCACGTCGCGATCATCGACCTCGACCACGACGAGGACGGCGCCTTCCACCAGCACCTCGACGACTTCGACGGTCACCACGGCTTCACCCGCGAGGACGCCCACCGCTGGCTCGAGGCCGCCGGGGCGAGCGATGTGCGGCTCACCGACGCAGGCGCCGTGACGAAGGAGACCGAGGACGGGGAGCGGGACTTCCCGATGTTCCTCGCCACCGGACGTCGCGTCTGA